Proteins encoded within one genomic window of Aquarana catesbeiana isolate 2022-GZ linkage group LG03, ASM4218655v1, whole genome shotgun sequence:
- the LOC141133019 gene encoding neuropeptide Y receptor type 1-like has protein sequence MKMEDYLRLLYLNVTGRLGPNWEGEDPCAESVGNVTFLVVAYSALIAVGLIGNSCLVFVIARQREMRNVTNIFIANLSCSDILMALVCLPVTVIYTLMNRWILGEALCKVTPFVQCISVTVSVLSLVLIALERHQLIIHPTGWKPLPWHAYLAVAVTWAISCFISLPFLSFSILTKQPFQNLSLPFDPFIDHFVCTDSWPSENHRLAYTTCLLLFQYCLPLLLILLCYLRIFLRLRRRRDVVERAGGGDSVGRRGGHRRVNIMLLSIVVAFGLCWLPLTVFNALFDWDHESISSCYHNLIFSLCHLAAMASTCVNPVMYGFLNSNFQKEVKTLLLRCRCAGGRDKYESFPLSTVSTEVSKASLQSVTNGNNV, from the coding sequence ATGAAAATGGAGGATTATCTACGACTTCTGTACCTTAATGTGACTGGACGCCTGGGCCCTAACTGGGAAGGGGAAGACCCATGTGCAGAATCTGTTGGCAATGTAACCTTTTTAGTTGTGGCTTACAGTGCCCTCATAGCTGTGGGACTTATTGGAAATTCTTGCCTGGTCTTTGTCATTGCACGTCAGCGGGAGATGAGGAATGTCACAAACATTTTTATTGCTAATCTTTCCTGCTCTGATATACTCATGGCTTTGGTGTGCCTACCCGTCACTGTAATCTACACTCTTATGAACCGCTGGATTCTAGGCGAGGCACTCTGCAAAGTTACACCATTTGTGCAGTGTATTTCTGTTACAGTCTCTGTGCTGTCACTAGTCCTCATTGCTTTGGAAAGACATCAGCTCATTATTCACCCAACTGGTTGGAAGCCCTTGCCATGGCATGCTTATCTTGCTGTTGCTGTAACTTGGGCCATTTCATGCTTCATTTCTTTGCCATTCCTTTCCTTTAGCATTCTAACCAAGCAACCATTCCAGAACCTATCATTGCCATTTGACCCTTTCATTGACCACTTTGTTTGCACTGACAGTTGGCCTTCTGAGAATCACCGTCTGGCTTACACCACCTGTCTTCTGCTCTTCCAGTATTGCCTACCCCTGCTACTTATCCTCCTCTGCTACCTCCGTATCTTTCTGCGACTGCGAAGGAGGAGGGATGTGGTAGAGCGAGCAGGGGGTGGGGATTCAGTTGGACGCAGGGGAGGCCACCGCAGAGTAAATATCATGCTTCTTTCTATTGTGGTAGCCTTTGGCCTTTGTTGGCTTCCCCTCACTGTATTCAATGCCCTTTTTGATTGGGACCATGAGAGCATTTCATCCTGCTACCACAACCTTATATTTTCTCTTTGCCACCTGGCAGCCATGGCATCCACTTGTGTCAATCCTGTCATGTATGGTTTCCTCAACAGTAACTTCCAAAAGGAAGTGAAGACCTTGCTGCTTCGCTGCCGCTGTGCAGGGGGTCGGGATAAATATGAAAGTTTCCCGCTATCCACTGTCAGTACTGAGGTGTCAAAGGCTTCTTTACAAAGTGTAACTAATGGAAACAATGTTTAA